From Chryseotalea sp. WA131a:
TTGTTTGAACGTCACTTCCGTGCGGTCGTCAAACAAATCCATTTTCTCTTTCGACAATAGGCAGACACCCGTAATTACCAAATGAGTTTTGCCGCTCAAGGATTGCAGCATTTCTATTGCTTCCTTTCGATCGGCTGGTTTGTTCATCACTCGATTGCCAAGAATCACTACCGTATCTGCAGCCAGCACCACCTGATTGGTTAACTTGCTTTCCAAGGCTTTTGCTTTTTTCTCTGCTAAGTATGTAGGTATTTCGCTCACGTGCATGGTAGATGGAAATGATTCATCGATGTTGGGTGAGTCAACTATAAAATAAAATCCCACTTCTTTCATCAGGAATTGTCTGCGTGGCGAGCTGGAGGCGAGGATAAGAGGTTTGTTGAATTTCATTAGGTCATTTGATAAATAGACTTCAAAAATAGAGAACCATTGTGAACCCACAGTTGTGTTAAGCCAACTATTTTGATCTGATTTGCGTAAGTTTTGTTTTGGGTAGTTGCGTATATTTGGGAGTTGGCGCTCATTTTTTGGACAGTGAAGTATCTACTATCAAGTTTGACAATTATCCTGACGTCATGCTCCACATCGGTTGACGGACTATGGATTGAAAAGGAGAACCGTGGAATCCTTAAGTTCTATGGAGACTCTGTTATTAATAGTTCAAATCTTATTAGTGGCCGACTTGGTTACAGAATTACGAGAGACTCTTTAACCTGGACCGGACTAAATCCTGAATGGAATAAAGGCAAGAGAGAGAAAAGCTTTAAGTACGAACTAAAAAACGACTCGTTAAATATATGGTATCGAAACGGAGAGTTAGCAATGACTTATTTCAAGACAAACGCAGGAAATTATGTTGACTATTTCTTAAAGAAAAACGAAATCTCTTTAGTCCTACCGAAGGTTGAAAGCACTCAAGAAATGCCAAAGAGATACGAGAATCTTGACATTAAGATTGGTTTTCGCGACAAAAAAATTACCATATTCATCCAAGACATTGAGACAGAAGTAAGCGAGATTGAAAGAGCAATAAGTAAGTTTGTTGAACAAGCGGACTCTGAAATACCACCTGAATTTGCTTGCCGTTTCTTTGTGGACGAAAATATCCCTTGCGAATACACAATCGGGCTATTTGACTACTTGCGACTCTACGATATACGTAGAATAATGTTTGTCTCTGAGACAGCTAACACGGACGAATATAAGGACAACTTTAGTGGGCTATATATAGCAATACCACGCGAGAAGATAGTTATTGTGGAAGAGAAAAACGAGCGCTAACAATGTATTTGCGTCAAGCGGGGTTGACGCATAATCCAACGT
This genomic window contains:
- the maf gene encoding septum formation protein Maf, which produces MKFNKPLILASSSPRRQFLMKEVGFYFIVDSPNIDESFPSTMHVSEIPTYLAEKKAKALESKLTNQVVLAADTVVILGNRVMNKPADRKEAIEMLQSLSGKTHLVITGVCLLSKEKMDLFDDRTEVTFKQLSLAEIEYYIDTCKPFDKAGAYGAQDCLPAGVNPCSTEEIAFLKSIDKMSLIEKSINLTQAGPGMVGIEKINGSYFTVMGLPMHKVYDRLLRF